In the Oncorhynchus keta strain PuntledgeMale-10-30-2019 chromosome 14, Oket_V2, whole genome shotgun sequence genome, one interval contains:
- the LOC118392967 gene encoding Rieske domain-containing protein-like, which yields MFSEEEQTSPTSSSSSPPPSSHFIGRKEDVVQAKRVTKLVGGRDVLVLCHQGKLHAMDMRCYHTGGPLQEGDIEDFDGRMCIVCPWHKYKITLAEGEGLYQAVNPSATPPKPTWRSKGVKQRIHQVTEVNRDVYVTFNDSPDTIDSDFYQTERYRATINKAQPKTKKLLEKVTSRKV from the exons ATGTTCTCTGAGGAAGAGCAGACATCCCCTACATCCTCCTCTTCATCGCCACCTCCATCCTCCCACTTCATCGGGAGGAAAGAAGACGTTGTCCAGGCCAAACGTGTCACCAAGCTGGTGGGCGGGAGGGACGTGCTGGTTCTGTGCCACCAGGGCAAGCTCCACGCCATGGACATGCGCTGCTACC ATACCGGTGGACCACTGCAGGAGGGAGATATCGAG GATTTTGATGGCCGGATGTGCATCGTGTGTCCGTGGCACAAGTACAAGATCACGCTGGCGGAAGGCGAGgggctgtaccaggcggtgaacCCCTCGGCTACACCTCCTAAACCCACCTGGCGCTCCAAAGGGGTCAAACAGAGGATTCACCAGGTCACAGAGGTCAACAGGGATGTGTATGTCACATTTAATGACTCGCCGGACACCATTGACTCTGACTtctaccagacagagagatacagggcCACTATAAATAAGGCCCAACCCAAGACAAAGAAATTACTTGAGAAGGTGACGAGCAGGAAAGTGTAA